One genomic segment of Anguilla anguilla isolate fAngAng1 chromosome 2, fAngAng1.pri, whole genome shotgun sequence includes these proteins:
- the ppp1r27b gene encoding protein phosphatase 1 regulatory subunit 27b, which yields MKFYSQHAVQQNTLFNRRIPNDFGPAPCPRPALPLKPRRSVHFPNDVVFQDCVRQGDLEQVGRFLRAGKVHLDTVYLSGMPALHEAVLSGNLECVKLLVKHGADVLQRDEDGWTPLHIACSDGYPRIARYLLSQGASADAENECGERPADLIDPDCRELARLFQAGCD from the exons ATGAAGTTTTACAGCCAGCACGCGGTGCAGCAGAACACGCTTTTCAACCGCCGCATCCCCAACGACTTCGGGCCGGcgccctgcccccgccccgcgCTGCCCCTCAAACCGAGGCGCTCGGTGCACTTCCCCAACGACGTCGTCTTCCAGGACTGCGTCCGGCAGGGAGACCTCGAGCAGGTGGGCCGCTTCCTCCGAGCCGGGAAGGTTCATCTCGACACCGTCTACCTGTCCG GCATGCCGGCGCTGCACGAGGCTGTCCTCTCGGGGAACCTGGAGTGCGTGAAGCTGCTGGTGAAACACGGCGCGGACGTTCTCCAGCGGGACGAGGACGGCTGGACCCCCCTGCACATAGCCTGCAGCGACGGGTACCCGCGCATAGCCCG GTACCTCCTCTCGCAGGGCGCCAGCGCAGACGCGGAGAACGAGTGCGGGGAAAGGCCGGCCGACCTCATCGACCCCGACTGCAGGGAGCTGGCGAGGCTGTTCCAGGCGGGCTGTGACTGA
- the LOC118219667 gene encoding mapk-regulated corepressor-interacting protein 1-like, with product MTSSPAPRMVHNYKRTSSPRSPTNTGELFTPAHEENVRFIHETWQCVMRDVKSPQGSERSDRGPQEYVEKTPNPALHSFTPVDLSEIKRRNTQDSKKS from the exons ATGACCAG CTCACCGGCTCCTAGGATGGTTCACAACTACAAACGGACCTCCAGCCCCCGGTCCCCGACCAACACGGGGGAGCTGTTCACGCCCGCGCACGAGGAGAACGTGCGCTTCATCCACGAGA CCTGGCAGTGCGTCATGAGAGACGTCAAATCGCCTCAGGGCAGCGAGCGCAGCGACAGGGGACCCCAAGAGTACGTGGAGAAGACCCCCAACCCAGCGCTGCATT CTTTCACACCCGTTGACCTGAGTGAAATTAAGAGGCGGAACACACAGGACTCCAAGAAGTCTTAG